The following are from one region of the Arachis duranensis cultivar V14167 chromosome 10, aradu.V14167.gnm2.J7QH, whole genome shotgun sequence genome:
- the LOC107470002 gene encoding uncharacterized protein LOC107470002, translated as MPMDNDKTISKKDEANNKEENKYDQENLKEKDEQLQALRKVKQELINKKRSWHEKETIMLTEECSAIIQRAIPPKLKDLGSFVVSCTIGKMTLEKALCDLGASINLMPLSMMRKLAIEEIKPTRMSLVMADRSIKTPNGIMKNLLVKVREFIFLVDFVILDTEEEGNNSIILERPFLATVRAIIDVEKGEMIFRVHNEQMVINVFKSMQRPPEKENYMIVDMIEGLVEE; from the exons ATGCCTATGGACAATGACAAGACCATCAGCAAGAAAGATGAAGCCAATAACAAGGAAGAAAACAAATATGACCAAGAGAATCTTAAAGAGAAAGATGAGCAGCTACAAGCTTTAAGAAAAGTGAAGCAA gagctcatcaacaaaaAAAGAAGCTGGCATGAGAAGGAAACCATTATGCTCACTGAAGAGTGTAGTGCAATAATTCAAAGGGCTATTCcaccaaagcttaaagatctaGGGAGTTTTGTAGTTTCATGCACCATAGGCAAGATGACATTAGAGAAAGCTCTCTGTGATCTAGGTGCTAGCATCAACTTGATGCCCCTCTCAATGATGAgaaagcttgccatagaagaaatcaaaccTACCAGGATGTCACTTGTAATGGCAGAtagatcaatcaagacacccAATGGAATTATGAAAAATCTATTAGTGAAGGTTAGAGAGTTTATCTTCCTTGTAGACTTTGTGATCTTGGACACAGAAGAGGAGGGAAATAACTCAATTATCCTGGAAAGgccattcctagccacagtaagaGCTATTATTGATGTAGAAAAGGGAGAAATGATCTTCAGGGTGCACAATGAGCAAATGGTTAtcaatgttttcaaatcaatgcaACGTCCCCCTGAGAAAGAGAACTACATGATAGTGGATATGATAGAAGGTTTGGTAGAAgaatga